A genomic window from Chitinophaga pollutisoli includes:
- a CDS encoding glycogen/starch synthase, with amino-acid sequence MSTKKRILFIAQEMSPYLDLTAYADMVNKMAIKSNEAGLEVRVIMPRFGSINERRHRLHEVVRLSGINIVIDGDDYPLIIKVASLPNARLQVYFLDNEDYFKRKNVFADDDGAFFDDNAARMVFFCKGALETVKKFGWPPDIIHCSGWMTSLIPVYLKTAYKKEPVFSQTKTVFSMEPNSFKDKLGATFIKKAIISNQIKEKDLDLYKEGTNGALNRGAAKFADAVIMAGEKVDKKIIEEVKAEKGKIILPYKKDNEDLADYLQLYHQLLGVK; translated from the coding sequence ATGTCCACAAAGAAAAGAATTCTTTTTATTGCCCAGGAAATGTCTCCTTATCTGGATTTAACAGCATATGCAGACATGGTCAATAAAATGGCGATCAAGTCGAATGAGGCGGGCCTGGAGGTGAGGGTTATCATGCCGAGGTTTGGGAGTATCAACGAACGCAGGCATCGGTTACATGAAGTGGTAAGACTGTCGGGGATCAACATCGTTATAGACGGTGACGATTACCCTTTGATCATCAAAGTGGCCTCGCTCCCCAATGCGCGGCTGCAGGTTTATTTCCTGGACAACGAAGATTATTTCAAGCGAAAGAACGTGTTTGCCGACGACGACGGCGCGTTTTTCGATGACAACGCCGCCCGGATGGTATTTTTCTGCAAGGGCGCATTGGAAACCGTGAAGAAGTTTGGCTGGCCGCCGGACATCATTCATTGCAGCGGATGGATGACCTCACTGATACCGGTTTACCTGAAAACTGCGTATAAGAAGGAGCCGGTGTTTTCGCAAACGAAGACGGTTTTCTCCATGGAGCCCAACAGCTTCAAGGATAAACTGGGCGCTACCTTCATCAAAAAAGCGATCATCAGCAACCAGATTAAGGAAAAAGACCTGGATCTTTACAAAGAAGGCACTAACGGAGCCCTGAACCGTGGCGCCGCAAAGTTCGCCGACGCCGTGATCATGGCAGGAGAGAAGGTGGATAAAAAGATCATCGAGGAAGTGAAAGCGGAAAAAGGCAAGATAATCTTGCCGTACAAGAAGGATAACGAAGACCTGGCGGACTACCTCCAGTTATATCACCAGCTTTTAGGCGTAAAATAA
- the metK gene encoding methionine adenosyltransferase encodes MPYLFTSESVSEGHPDKVADQISDALIDNFLAYDLNSKVACETLVTTGQVVLAGEVKSEAYLDVQDIAREVIRKIGYTKSEYMFEANSCGIFSAIHEQSPDINQGVDRSKPEEQGAGDQGMMFGYATRETENYMPLALDLAHKLLIELANLRREGKEIGYLRPDAKSQVTIEYSDDNQPIRIDTIVISTQHDDFAKDQEMLDKIKADMINILIPRVKAKLKPELQALFNDKITYHINPTGKFVIGGPHGDTGLTGRKIIVDTYGGKGAHGGGAFSGKDPSKVDRSAAYATRHIAKNLVAAGVCDEVLVQVSYAIGVAKPCGVFVDTYGTAKVGLNDGEIARKVEEIFDLRPYAIEQRLKLRSPIYGETAAYGHMGRDNQVVTKVFNKGKKTEKQVEVELFTWEKLDYVEKVKSAFGI; translated from the coding sequence ATGCCTTACTTATTTACATCTGAATCCGTATCGGAAGGGCATCCCGACAAGGTTGCCGACCAGATATCGGACGCACTGATCGATAACTTTCTCGCATACGATCTTAACTCCAAAGTGGCTTGTGAAACCCTCGTTACTACCGGTCAGGTAGTGCTGGCAGGAGAAGTTAAATCCGAAGCTTATCTCGACGTGCAGGACATCGCCCGTGAGGTTATCCGCAAAATCGGGTATACCAAGAGCGAGTATATGTTCGAAGCCAATTCATGCGGTATTTTTTCCGCCATTCACGAGCAATCTCCCGATATCAACCAGGGTGTAGACCGTTCCAAACCCGAAGAACAGGGTGCGGGCGACCAGGGTATGATGTTCGGTTACGCTACCCGTGAAACAGAAAACTATATGCCGCTGGCACTCGACCTGGCACATAAACTGCTCATCGAACTGGCGAACCTCCGCCGCGAAGGCAAGGAAATCGGGTACCTCCGTCCCGACGCGAAAAGCCAGGTAACGATCGAGTATTCCGACGACAACCAGCCGATCCGTATCGATACGATCGTGATTTCGACGCAACACGACGATTTCGCGAAAGACCAGGAAATGCTGGACAAGATCAAAGCCGACATGATCAATATCCTGATCCCCCGCGTGAAAGCCAAGCTGAAACCGGAACTGCAGGCGTTGTTCAACGATAAAATCACTTACCACATCAACCCGACCGGCAAGTTCGTAATCGGTGGCCCGCACGGCGATACCGGTCTTACCGGCCGCAAAATCATCGTGGACACCTACGGCGGCAAAGGCGCGCATGGTGGTGGTGCATTCTCCGGGAAAGATCCTTCCAAGGTAGACCGCTCCGCGGCTTACGCCACCCGTCACATCGCTAAAAACCTCGTAGCTGCGGGCGTTTGCGACGAAGTGCTGGTGCAGGTCTCTTACGCTATCGGCGTAGCCAAGCCCTGCGGCGTGTTCGTAGACACCTATGGTACTGCGAAAGTAGGCCTGAACGACGGTGAGATCGCCCGCAAGGTAGAAGAGATCTTCGACCTTCGTCCGTATGCCATCGAGCAGCGCCTCAAACTGCGCAGCCCGATTTACGGAGAAACAGCGGCTTACGGCCACATGGGGCGCGACAACCAGGTTGTGACTAAAGTATTCAACAAAGGCAAGAAAACCGAGAAGCAGGTAGAAGTTGAGCTTTTCACATGGGAGAAGCTCGATTACGTTGAAAAGGTGAAATCCGCCTTCGGCATCTGA
- a CDS encoding polysaccharide deacetylase family protein produces the protein MSVSKQLYYRLARLAPVSLLQKVVARPLLLPYHHLVTDRDVPYISPIYPYKNREAFAADLDYLLRHFMPVTLGEVIGAAKGGKPLPKNAFLLTFDDGLREVSETVAPMLEAKGVPAVFFLNPPMLGNRTMFYRFKLGLIIGALRNGSMASPARTEAAQLMGTSLAELETAVKAIRWHNRELADELGALLEIDFEGILAKERPWMDESDVEGLVKKGFSLGGHSMDHPYYQELEVDEQVAQTLQSVDAVCNRFGVRERVFAFPHSDAGIGKAFFERVFGSEGQLDLVFGTANHRQDMDERILQRFNCERPGIPVADSVKGILLLEALRKASGKNLVMRS, from the coding sequence ATGTCTGTTTCAAAGCAATTATACTACCGCCTGGCGCGGCTTGCGCCGGTTTCCCTGTTACAGAAGGTCGTTGCCCGGCCCTTGCTGTTACCTTACCATCACCTGGTTACCGACCGGGACGTGCCTTATATCAGCCCGATTTACCCCTATAAAAACCGGGAAGCTTTCGCGGCGGACCTGGATTACCTGTTGCGCCATTTCATGCCGGTAACGCTGGGAGAAGTGATTGGGGCGGCGAAAGGAGGGAAGCCCCTGCCGAAGAACGCTTTTTTGCTGACTTTCGACGACGGGCTGCGGGAGGTTTCAGAAACGGTGGCGCCCATGCTGGAAGCTAAGGGCGTACCGGCGGTGTTTTTCCTGAATCCGCCGATGCTGGGAAACAGGACAATGTTTTACCGGTTTAAGCTGGGATTGATCATCGGGGCGTTGCGCAACGGAAGCATGGCATCGCCGGCGCGCACGGAGGCTGCCCAGCTAATGGGAACGAGCCTAGCGGAGCTGGAGACCGCCGTGAAAGCGATCCGCTGGCATAACCGGGAGCTGGCCGATGAACTGGGGGCGTTGCTAGAGATTGATTTTGAAGGGATTTTGGCGAAAGAGCGGCCCTGGATGGATGAAAGCGATGTGGAGGGACTGGTGAAGAAGGGATTCTCGCTGGGTGGGCATAGTATGGACCATCCTTATTACCAGGAACTGGAGGTGGACGAACAGGTGGCGCAAACCCTGCAATCGGTAGACGCCGTTTGCAATCGGTTTGGCGTGCGGGAGCGGGTTTTCGCGTTTCCGCACTCCGACGCAGGGATCGGTAAGGCGTTTTTCGAGCGGGTTTTTGGGAGTGAGGGGCAGCTCGACCTCGTTTTCGGGACGGCCAATCACCGGCAGGATATGGATGAAAGGATACTGCAGCGATTTAATTGCGAGCGGCCGGGCATTCCGGTGGCGGATAGTGTGAAGGGAATCCTGCTTTTGGAAGCCCTGCGGAAGGCCTCCGGAAAGAACCTTGTCATGAGGAGCTGA
- a CDS encoding PKD domain-containing protein has product MKNRFFGFALMRAWICVIVLLSPWRAFSQGTQQKINVAMTSSATLEAWLHLPDDYGQTSQQYPLLIFIHGVGEGGNINDVLRHGVPKMIAKGANMQYTVGGKLFKFITVSPRIAGGWANYQTVQKLIEEMKKLYRVDASRIYLTGLSAGGYGVLNYITTGKEYSDNIAAIVPVSSAPIDDPKLPGLCNVAASNMAVWMLCGTSDGFLKYQTDYISRINACNPAIKAKATTFTGGHDSGFWDKAYDPGHTYQSQNIYEWMLQYSKDGSSEEPPPVTAPVAEVKNANVTLTLPTASVMLDGSGSTAPNSSISTYAWKQVSGPGSATIAGGATSKATVGQLVAGKYVFSLTVTNAAGQTNIAYANVTVNAASTGTDCENCKVVITPGNDGGAYINGNNYTIEPGDTICVKAGNYAYIQFMNFTGSADKPLVFINCGGQVRVGDGGNYGLIFNNVKYFKITGSGSADKYGFRIDGVSKRLSTGLAMGKGCTDYEAERIEITGSEAGLMAKVNPDCDPMNQYPNFAIRNISIHDIYIHDVLGEGMYIGNTAPNGTPTVCDGVTKNLLPPRIYNLKVYNNITENTGWDGIQVASAPENVEIYNNSVYNFGTVNKGSQQAGIILGGESNGKVYNNKIIKGTGNALEVFGVGLCLVYNNIIADAGFDGTAAGQDALFVDDRPTDHNFKPLQVYILNNTVVNSARDAIRVLNSFGTIGTGNLIQNNLVFNTGSGAHVAVQRGIDAVTTSNVTGQDINTAGFVNAAGKDFHITATSVAVNKGLDFKAYFNYDIDGQARPQGAAFDAGADEYSTGSTNKPPVANAGSAVTITLPVTTANLDGSASADPDGSIASYAWTFVSGPVTPGFGSASASKTTVTGLTTAGSYVFQLAVTDNSGSRATAQVTVTVQAAALPPTVNAGTDKSIRLPATTSSLSGTASASGGATISTYAWTQISGPATSVIASPGTAASAISGLTAQGAYDFRLTVTDSKGASKSDTIRVTVLPAYTGPTANAGTAISIRLPETTASLTGSGTPAAGSTISTYAWTQTAGPVTAVIATPAAATTNLTGLTTAGTYTFRLTVTDDKGLTASATVNVVVSPAFIGPEADAGENLSITLPVTTATLNGSGTPAQGNTISSYAWEQTAGPATATIANPAAATTGLTGLATAGTYTFRITVKDNNGLSASATVDVQVLPANVPPVADAGGSQRLTLPVSTATLTGTGTAASGSSIISYAWTQVSGPRTATLATANAASTGVSGLTTAGTYIFRLTVTDDKGLTGTATVEIVVAPANEPPVVDAGNDQSITLPATTATLRGTATPASGSSIETYAWSQVSGPVTATISASAAATTGVSQLTQSGTYTFRLTATDDKGLSASATVTIQVSPANTVPPVVNAGNAQTITLPVTTATVSGSATAASGSSIASYAWTQVSGPATATFANNGSASTGISRLTQAGTYTFRLTATDDKGLSASATVTVTVNPANEPPVVNAGNNQSITLPATTATLNGSATPASGSSIETYAWAQISGPVTATIASSGAASTGISRLTQAGTYTFRLTATDDKGLSASATVTVTVNPANNIPPVVNAGSAQTITLPATTATLNGSATPASGSSIETYAWAQTSGPVTATIASSGSASTGISRLTQAGTYTFRLTATDDKGLSASATVTVTVNPANNIPPVVNAGSAQTITLPATTATLTGSATAASGSNIASYAWTQVSGPATATFGASSSASTGVSRLTQAGTYTFRLTATDNNGLSASATVTVTVNQAANIAPVADAGGDQEITLPESTATLNGQASRDEDGSIASWNWAQVSGPSTSVIANPGEASTSVQQLSTAGVYVFELTVTDNRGATSKDRVSITVNIPLDPPVADAGADQVLILPETVINLNGSGSRPAPNSNITGYKWELVGGDASKVTISNASASASFAVLRAAGSYTFRLTVMDANGRTATDNMVVTVQTDEDQNHSENVTVDMSPNPVQDQLRVAIKLPGEQPVSLRIFNFSGALQATHQLGTIINTVKYIDMSAYTGGMYIIQVQVGPHHQESFKIMKAK; this is encoded by the coding sequence TTGAAGAACCGTTTTTTTGGATTTGCGCTGATGCGTGCCTGGATCTGTGTAATCGTGTTATTATCGCCCTGGCGGGCTTTTAGTCAGGGGACCCAGCAAAAAATCAACGTCGCCATGACGAGTTCCGCCACGCTCGAAGCGTGGCTGCACTTGCCGGATGATTATGGACAAACTTCCCAGCAGTATCCCTTGCTGATTTTTATTCATGGAGTAGGAGAAGGGGGGAATATCAATGATGTGCTGCGGCATGGCGTTCCGAAAATGATCGCCAAGGGTGCTAATATGCAGTATACCGTTGGGGGAAAGCTATTCAAATTCATCACCGTATCTCCCCGGATTGCGGGGGGCTGGGCGAACTATCAGACCGTGCAGAAGCTGATTGAGGAAATGAAGAAGCTCTACCGTGTGGATGCTTCCAGGATTTACCTCACGGGGCTGAGCGCCGGCGGTTATGGTGTATTGAACTACATCACCACCGGGAAGGAATACTCCGATAATATCGCGGCCATCGTGCCGGTTTCTTCCGCGCCGATCGATGATCCCAAGCTTCCGGGCCTGTGCAACGTGGCCGCCAGTAATATGGCGGTATGGATGCTATGTGGCACCAGCGACGGTTTCCTCAAATATCAAACGGATTACATTTCCCGCATCAATGCATGCAACCCCGCCATCAAAGCGAAAGCCACCACTTTCACCGGTGGGCATGATTCCGGGTTCTGGGACAAGGCATACGACCCCGGGCATACTTATCAATCACAGAATATTTATGAATGGATGCTGCAGTACAGCAAAGACGGTTCTTCCGAGGAACCGCCGCCGGTTACTGCACCCGTTGCGGAAGTGAAAAATGCCAACGTAACGCTGACGCTTCCAACCGCATCCGTTATGTTGGACGGCTCAGGTTCCACCGCGCCCAACAGTTCTATTTCCACCTACGCCTGGAAACAGGTTTCCGGACCCGGATCCGCCACCATCGCAGGCGGAGCAACTTCCAAAGCCACTGTCGGCCAGCTCGTGGCTGGCAAGTACGTATTCTCGCTCACCGTTACCAACGCCGCCGGACAAACGAATATCGCCTACGCCAATGTTACTGTGAACGCGGCCTCCACCGGTACCGACTGCGAAAACTGTAAAGTGGTCATCACACCCGGGAACGACGGTGGCGCGTATATCAACGGTAATAACTACACTATCGAGCCTGGCGACACGATCTGCGTGAAAGCCGGGAATTATGCGTATATACAGTTCATGAACTTCACCGGCAGCGCCGACAAACCGCTTGTATTCATCAACTGCGGCGGCCAGGTGCGTGTAGGCGACGGTGGTAATTACGGCCTCATCTTCAACAACGTTAAATACTTCAAGATTACAGGTTCCGGCAGCGCCGATAAATACGGCTTCCGGATCGATGGCGTGAGCAAACGCCTCAGCACAGGGCTTGCCATGGGTAAGGGTTGTACCGATTACGAAGCGGAGCGCATTGAGATCACGGGCTCGGAAGCGGGTTTGATGGCGAAAGTCAACCCGGATTGCGACCCCATGAACCAATATCCGAACTTCGCCATCCGAAACATCAGCATCCACGATATTTATATCCATGACGTGCTCGGCGAAGGCATGTACATCGGCAACACGGCGCCCAATGGTACGCCGACGGTTTGTGACGGCGTTACGAAAAACCTCCTGCCCCCGCGCATCTACAACCTGAAAGTATATAACAACATCACGGAAAATACCGGCTGGGATGGCATCCAGGTCGCTTCTGCCCCGGAGAACGTTGAAATCTACAACAACAGCGTGTATAATTTCGGGACCGTAAACAAAGGCAGCCAGCAGGCGGGTATCATCCTCGGCGGCGAGAGTAACGGTAAAGTGTATAACAACAAGATCATCAAAGGAACGGGCAATGCGCTGGAAGTTTTCGGCGTAGGGCTTTGCCTTGTTTATAACAATATCATCGCCGATGCTGGTTTTGACGGAACGGCAGCAGGCCAGGACGCGTTGTTTGTAGACGACCGGCCCACCGATCATAACTTCAAGCCCCTCCAGGTGTATATCCTGAACAACACTGTCGTGAACTCCGCCCGCGATGCGATACGCGTGTTGAATTCCTTTGGTACCATCGGCACGGGGAACCTCATCCAGAACAACCTTGTCTTCAACACCGGCTCCGGCGCTCACGTGGCAGTACAAAGGGGAATCGACGCGGTTACCACCAGCAACGTAACCGGCCAGGATATCAACACCGCCGGTTTCGTGAATGCCGCGGGGAAAGATTTCCATATCACGGCCACGTCTGTTGCGGTGAACAAGGGACTTGACTTCAAAGCTTATTTCAATTACGACATCGACGGGCAGGCCCGCCCGCAAGGCGCAGCATTTGACGCGGGCGCCGACGAATATTCCACCGGCAGCACCAACAAACCGCCCGTGGCCAACGCCGGCAGTGCGGTAACCATCACGCTGCCCGTGACCACCGCCAACCTCGACGGCTCCGCATCCGCGGATCCTGACGGCAGCATCGCGTCTTACGCCTGGACTTTCGTTTCCGGGCCGGTGACACCGGGTTTCGGAAGCGCATCCGCATCCAAAACCACCGTTACCGGGCTTACCACCGCCGGCAGCTATGTTTTTCAGCTTGCAGTGACCGACAACAGCGGTTCACGCGCCACCGCGCAGGTAACCGTTACCGTACAGGCAGCCGCTTTGCCGCCCACGGTGAACGCAGGCACGGATAAATCCATTCGCCTTCCCGCCACCACCTCTTCGCTCAGCGGAACGGCTTCGGCCTCCGGCGGCGCCACGATTTCCACATACGCCTGGACGCAAATCAGCGGCCCCGCCACTTCGGTTATCGCATCACCCGGTACCGCCGCTTCCGCTATCAGCGGGCTCACTGCGCAAGGAGCCTATGACTTCCGTTTGACGGTCACAGACAGCAAAGGCGCATCCAAATCCGACACGATCCGGGTTACGGTATTGCCGGCTTATACCGGCCCCACCGCCAACGCCGGCACCGCAATATCCATCCGCCTTCCCGAAACCACTGCCAGCCTCACCGGCAGCGGCACCCCCGCAGCAGGCAGCACGATTTCCACCTACGCGTGGACGCAGACGGCCGGGCCCGTTACCGCCGTGATCGCGACTCCGGCAGCGGCCACCACCAACCTTACCGGCCTCACCACCGCAGGCACCTATACTTTCCGCCTGACGGTTACGGACGACAAAGGCCTGACCGCATCCGCCACCGTAAACGTGGTTGTTTCTCCGGCCTTTATCGGTCCGGAAGCAGATGCAGGCGAAAACCTGTCCATCACCTTGCCGGTAACTACCGCCACACTAAATGGTTCGGGCACTCCGGCGCAGGGAAACACTATTTCCAGCTACGCCTGGGAGCAGACCGCTGGGCCCGCAACGGCCACCATTGCAAATCCTGCCGCAGCAACGACCGGGCTAACCGGGCTGGCGACTGCGGGCACTTATACCTTTCGTATCACTGTAAAAGACAATAACGGTCTGTCTGCCTCAGCCACCGTGGATGTGCAGGTTTTACCTGCAAACGTTCCACCGGTAGCGGATGCGGGCGGATCTCAGCGGCTCACGCTTCCTGTTAGCACGGCAACGCTGACTGGCACTGGCACCGCCGCTTCGGGCAGCAGCATCATCAGCTATGCCTGGACGCAGGTATCCGGGCCGCGCACTGCTACACTGGCAACCGCAAATGCGGCCAGCACAGGTGTTTCAGGACTTACGACCGCCGGGACATATATATTCCGGCTGACGGTAACCGACGACAAGGGCCTGACGGGCACGGCAACAGTTGAGATTGTAGTGGCGCCGGCCAACGAGCCTCCGGTTGTAGATGCAGGTAATGATCAATCGATCACGCTGCCGGCAACTACGGCCACGCTGCGCGGTACGGCTACACCCGCTTCGGGCAGCAGCATCGAAACGTATGCATGGTCGCAGGTGTCGGGCCCGGTAACGGCTACGATTTCAGCTTCTGCCGCGGCAACAACGGGCGTTAGCCAGTTAACACAATCAGGAACATATACTTTCCGCCTGACGGCAACCGACGACAAAGGGCTTTCTGCTTCCGCAACGGTTACTATTCAGGTGAGTCCTGCCAATACGGTACCGCCGGTAGTGAATGCAGGTAACGCGCAAACAATCACGCTACCGGTTACGACCGCTACGGTTTCCGGTTCCGCCACGGCGGCTTCCGGCAGCAGCATCGCCAGTTATGCATGGACGCAGGTTTCCGGTCCCGCCACGGCAACTTTTGCCAACAACGGTTCCGCCAGCACGGGTATCAGCCGGCTCACACAGGCCGGGACGTACACCTTCCGCCTGACGGCAACCGATGATAAAGGGCTTTCCGCTTCCGCGACGGTTACCGTTACCGTGAACCCGGCCAACGAGCCTCCGGTGGTGAATGCGGGCAATAATCAGTCGATCACATTGCCGGCAACCACCGCCACGCTGAATGGTTCTGCCACACCCGCATCGGGAAGCAGCATTGAGACGTATGCATGGGCACAGATAAGCGGGCCGGTGACGGCAACGATCGCTTCCAGCGGTGCCGCCAGCACGGGTATCAGCCGGCTCACGCAGGCCGGGACGTACACCTTCCGCCTGACGGCAACCGATGATAAAGGGCTTTCCGCTTCCGCGACGGTTACCGTTACCGTGAACCCTGCGAATAATATTCCTCCGGTGGTGAACGCGGGCAGTGCGCAAACCATCACTTTACCGGCTACTACCGCCACGCTGAATGGTTCTGCCACACCCGCATCGGGAAGCAGCATTGAGACGTATGCATGGGCACAGACAAGCGGGCCGGTGACGGCAACGATCGCTTCCAGCGGTTCCGCCAGCACGGGTATCAGCCGGCTCACACAGGCCGGGACGTACACCTTCCGCCTGACGGCAACCGATGATAAAGGGCTTTCTGCTTCCGCGACGGTTACCGTTACCGTGAACCCTGCGAATAATATTCCTCCGGTGGTGAACGCGGGCAGTGCGCAAACCATCACTTTACCGGCTACTACCGCCACGCTCACCGGTTCCGCCACGGCGGCTTCCGGCAGCAACATCGCCAGTTATGCCTGGACACAGGTTTCAGGGCCCGCTACGGCTACTTTTGGCGCCAGCAGTTCCGCCAGCACAGGTGTTAGCCGGTTGACACAGGCAGGGACTTATACTTTCCGTTTGACGGCAACCGACAACAACGGCTTGTCCGCTTCCGCGACGGTTACCGTAACGGTGAACCAGGCGGCGAACATCGCGCCGGTTGCCGACGCGGGAGGAGACCAGGAGATCACTTTGCCGGAAAGCACTGCAACACTCAACGGGCAAGCTTCCCGCGACGAAGATGGCTCGATAGCCAGCTGGAACTGGGCGCAGGTTTCGGGGCCTTCAACTTCGGTGATTGCCAATCCCGGCGAGGCTTCTACATCCGTTCAGCAACTTTCCACCGCAGGCGTTTATGTATTTGAATTAACGGTTACAGATAACCGCGGCGCCACCTCAAAAGACCGTGTTTCCATTACGGTAAACATCCCGCTTGATCCGCCGGTAGCGGATGCAGGCGCTGACCAGGTGCTTATTTTACCGGAAACGGTGATCAACCTCAACGGCAGCGGTTCCCGTCCTGCCCCGAATAGCAATATCACGGGATATAAATGGGAACTGGTGGGAGGTGATGCTTCCAAAGTTACCATCAGCAACGCATCTGCATCGGCTTCCTTCGCGGTACTGCGCGCAGCGGGCTCATATACTTTCCGTTTGACGGTAATGGACGCCAATGGCCGCACTGCAACTGACAACATGGTGGTTACCGTGCAAACCGACGAAGACCAAAACCACAGCGAAAATGTAACGGTGGATATGTCACCGAACCCGGTACAGGACCAGCTTCGCGTTGCCATCAAGCTGCCGGGCGAGCAACCGGTTTCGCTCCGGATCTTCAATTTTTCCGGCGCGTTGCAGGCTACGCACCAATTGGGAACGATCATCAACACCGTAAAATACATCGATATGAGCGCTTACACGGGCGGCATGTATATTATCCAAGTACAGGTAGGACCACATCACCAGGAGTCCTTTAAAATCATGAAAGCAAAATAA
- a CDS encoding DUF4270 family protein, whose protein sequence is MKIQFRTLGFAAACLAALYAFTGCNEATILGKELIPGSDKIVVKDTTINNLITLNILRTDSSLRSGGGYYQGALGSITQDPIFGKTHGFLYTQLALPNADFTFEGTGWSLDSVVLYVGADTVWYGANGPLNVNIYRMNEPNFKIDTSYVYNAPRSYDPTKLVGSATIYPVYPKDSLSIYGTKYAPQLRMRLNPSFGQELMQQRADGAFKNDSAFRAWLVGLAIVPDTTTGNTMLYTNLNSGDTRLTVYYKNSEKDSLMASFKFDMYGSGHANYVNRNYTGTEVSQLVNTNNPAGDNIVYIQEAPGVYTNIQLPDIAEVPNAVINKAELVITEINSGSAGMDNIFTEPERLMLRRYVTHDSLSFLVDYGLSSNPDLAYFGGNKIVISDLGPFKVVQYKFNIARHIQLAQQKKIDNSVLRLEGWSSRMIDFPRLKAGGGSATPPANVKLRIIYTEL, encoded by the coding sequence GTGAAGATTCAATTCAGGACCCTGGGCTTCGCCGCCGCCTGCCTCGCCGCCCTTTACGCCTTTACCGGCTGCAACGAGGCCACCATTCTCGGCAAGGAACTCATCCCCGGCTCAGACAAAATTGTGGTAAAAGATACCACTATCAATAACCTGATTACGCTCAACATCCTCCGGACGGATTCCAGTCTTCGCAGCGGGGGAGGTTATTATCAGGGCGCACTCGGAAGCATCACGCAAGATCCCATTTTCGGTAAGACCCATGGTTTTCTCTACACCCAGCTGGCCCTGCCAAATGCCGATTTCACCTTTGAAGGCACTGGCTGGAGCCTCGATTCCGTAGTACTTTATGTAGGTGCCGACACGGTTTGGTACGGCGCCAACGGCCCGCTCAACGTGAACATCTACCGGATGAACGAGCCCAATTTCAAGATCGATACCAGTTACGTATACAATGCGCCCCGTTCCTACGATCCCACCAAACTGGTAGGTTCGGCCACAATTTACCCGGTATACCCGAAAGACTCACTGTCTATCTACGGCACCAAATACGCCCCCCAGCTCCGCATGCGCCTCAACCCGTCTTTCGGGCAGGAACTGATGCAGCAGCGGGCGGACGGCGCCTTTAAGAACGATAGCGCCTTCCGTGCCTGGCTCGTGGGCCTGGCCATCGTTCCCGACACCACAACCGGGAACACCATGCTCTACACCAACCTCAATAGCGGTGATACCCGCCTGACCGTATATTATAAGAACTCCGAGAAAGACTCCCTGATGGCCAGCTTCAAGTTCGACATGTACGGCTCTGGCCACGCCAACTACGTTAACCGGAATTATACCGGCACGGAAGTTTCCCAACTCGTCAATACCAACAACCCCGCGGGCGACAATATCGTATACATCCAGGAAGCCCCCGGTGTCTATACCAACATCCAGCTACCCGATATCGCGGAAGTACCCAATGCGGTCATCAACAAAGCAGAACTGGTGATTACCGAGATCAACAGTGGCTCCGCCGGGATGGATAATATCTTCACCGAACCGGAGCGCCTGATGCTCCGCCGATATGTAACACACGACAGCCTTAGCTTCCTGGTGGATTATGGCCTGTCATCCAACCCCGACCTCGCTTATTTCGGCGGTAATAAAATTGTCATTAGTGACCTCGGCCCCTTTAAAGTTGTTCAATATAAATTTAATATTGCACGGCATATCCAGCTTGCCCAGCAGAAGAAGATCGACAACTCGGTGTTAAGACTGGAAGGCTGGTCCAGCAGGATGATTGACTTCCCGCGCCTCAAAGCAGGCGGCGGCAGTGCGACGCCTCCGGCCAACGTTAAACTCAGGATCATTTACACAGAATTATAA